One stretch of Passer domesticus isolate bPasDom1 chromosome 2, bPasDom1.hap1, whole genome shotgun sequence DNA includes these proteins:
- the LOC135294308 gene encoding collagenase 3-like produces the protein MPKPQCWGGETNQPSKHVYFQQQGSSNLSLSGDSPAWDYKSKGSCSLKHQGFRLQKSNMMQSGLAAVFIFLLGLSLCLTIPIPLEDSHEFTEKDLQFAERYLRTHYDLHPNPAGIMKKSGNTVAAKLREMQAFFGLEVTGKLDEETYELMQKPRCGVPDVGEYNFFPRKLKWSKMNLTYRIMNYTSDLRRNEVERAFKKAFKVWSDVTPLNFTRIRSGTADIMISFGTKEHGDFYPFDGPSGLLAHAFPPGPDYGGDAHFDDDEVWSDDSKGYNLFLVAAHEFGHSLGLEHSRDPGALMFPIYTYTGKTGFVLPDDDVQGIQELYGAGDKDPNPKHPKTPEKCDVELSLDAITELRGEMLVFKDRFFWRLHPQMVEAELVLLKSFWPELPNKIDAAYENPVKDLVFMFKGKKVWALNGYDIVEDFPKKIYEMGFPKEMKRIDAAVHVKDTGKTLFFTGNKYWSYDEEAEVMDTGYPKLIEEEFAGIGDKVDAVYERNGYLYFFNGPLQFEYSIWSQRIVRVLHTNSLFWC, from the exons ATGCCTAAACCACAGTGTTGGGGAGGAGAAACAAACCAGCCATCTAAGCATGTTTACTTCCAGCAACAAGGAAGTTCGAACTTGTCCCTGAGTGGTGACTCACCGGCTTGGGACTATAAAAGTAAAGGTAGCTGCTCTCTAAAGCATCAGGGCTTCAGACTTCAGAAATCCAACATGATGCAATCAGGGcttgcagctgttttcattttcttgttgGGTTTGTCATTATGCCTGACAATCCCTATTCCCCTTGAAGACAGCCATGAATTCACAGAAAAAGACCTTCAGTTTGCAGAG CGCTATCTCAGGACTCACTATGATCTCCATCCGAATCCTGCTGGCATAATGAAGAAGAGTGGAAACACAGTGGCAGCCAAACTTCGGGAAATGCAAGCTTTTTTTGGCTTGGAGGTGACAGGCAAGCTAGATGAAGAAACATATGAGCTGATGCAGAAACCAAGATGCGGTGTCCCAGATGTGGGGGAATATAACTTTTTCCCTAGAAAACTCAAATGGTCAAAAATGAATTTGACATACAG AATTATGAATTACACTTCAGATCTGAGACGTAATGAAGTAGAGAGAGCTTTCAAAAAGGCATTTAAAGTTTGGTCTGACGTGACACCACTGAACTTTACCAGAATACGCAGTGGTACAGCTGATATCATGATCTCCTTTGGCACTAAAG AACATGGTGACTTCTATCCTTTTGATGGACCCTCTGGATTACTGGCACATGCTTTTCCCCCAGGCCCAGACTATGGAGGAGATGCTCATTTTGATGATGATGAAGTTTGGTCAGATGATTCTAAAG GCTATAACTTGTTTCTTGTTGCTGCCCATGAATTTGGTCATTCACTGGGACTTGAACACTCTAGAGATCCTGGAGCTTTGATGTTCCCAATCTACACATACACTGgaaaaactggttttgttctTCCTGATGACGATGTGCAAGGGATCCAAGAGCTCTATG GTGCTGGAGACAAAGATCCCaacccaaaacatcccaaaacacCAGAGAAATGTGATGTAGAATTATCACTTGATGCAATAACAGAACTTCGTGGAGAAATGCTGGTCTTCAAGGACAG GTTTTTCTGGCGACTGCACCCTCAGATGGTTGAGGCAGAACTGGTGTTACTTAAGTCCTTTTGGCCAGAGCTTCCAAATAAAATAGATGCAGCTTATGAAAATCCCGTCAAAGATCTTGTGTTCATGTTTAAAG gaaagaaagTCTGGGCACTGAATGGTTACGACATAGTTGAAGACTTCCCTAAAAAGATATATGAAATGGGATTcccaaaagaaatgaaaagaatAGATGCAGCTGTCCACGTTAAGGACACTGGCAAGACTCTCTTTTTTACTGGGAATAAGTACTGGAG TTATGATGAAGAGGCAGAGGTCATGGACACAGGCTATCCCAAGCTGATAGAGGAAGAATTCGCAGGAATTGGTGATAAAGTGGATGCAGTCTATGAAAGAAATG gTTACCTTTACTTCTTCAATGGACCACTGCAGTTTGAATATAGCATCTGGAGTCAAAGAATTGTCCGTGTCCTGCATACTAACTCCCTGTTTTGGTGCTAA